A window of Castanea sativa cultivar Marrone di Chiusa Pesio chromosome 1, ASM4071231v1 contains these coding sequences:
- the LOC142637888 gene encoding putative WRKY transcription factor 60 isoform X2, producing MSSRTASTMDSRCLDTSLNLNLSTLGHMKEEETPREYLGDLPHVDGKASVKEEYEKAGLLVEELHRMSSENKKLTEMLVHMCENYNALQSHVKDLKSKHSEQESMNSRKRKAERDYYGNMIGINGNNECSSSDEESRNKRPKDETIKTKVKRFCVRSSDTSNNSLPVQDGYQWRKYGQKVTRDNPSPRAYFKCSFAPSCPVKKKVQRSAEDPSFLVVTYEGEHNHHKNPSQVEVSLGLSHCANLESPSISASMRSSAPSTVTLDLVQPAGLHDSAKKSNQEVESPAFQQFLVQQMASSLTKDPNFTSALAAAISGRFLDYTMN from the exons ATGAGCTCTAGAACAGCCTCTACAATGGACTCAAGGTGCCTGGACACTTCTCTCAACCTCAACCTTAGTACTTTGGGGCACATGAAGGAGGAAGAAACTCCG AGAGAGTATTTAGGAGATTTACCTCATGTTGATGGGAAAGCTTCGGTTAAAGAAGAG TATGAAAAGGCAGGTCTTTTAGTCGAAGAGTTGCATCGGATGAGCTCTGAGAACAAGAAGCTAACCGAGATGCTAGTTCACATGTGTGAGAATTACAATGCTTTGCAAAGCCATGTGAAGGATCTGAAAAGCAAACACTCCGAACAAGAATCCATGAATTCAAGGAAGAGAAAGGCCGAGAGAGACTATTATGGGAATATGATAGGAATTAATGGAAATAATGAGTGCAGCTCTAGTGATGAAGAGTCACGTAATAAAAGGCCAAAGGATGAAACCATCAAGACAAAGGTTAAAAGGTTTTGCGTACGGAGTAGTGATACATCCAATAACAGCTTA CCTGTGCAGGACGGATATCAATGGAGAAAATACGGCCAAAAGGTCACTAGGGATAACCCATCTCCTAGAGCTTATTTTAAGTGCTCCTTTGCTCCAAGCTGCCCAGTCAAAAAGAAG GTGCAAAGAAGTGCTGAAGATCCATCTTTCTTGGTTGTTACTTATGAAGGAGAGCACAACCACCACAAGAACCCATCTCAAGTTGAAGTATCATTAGGCTTGAGCCACTGTGCAAACCTTGAGTCGCCTTCCATTTCAGCATCCATGAGATCTTCAGCTCCTTCGACCGTGACTCTCGATTTAGTCCAACCTGCCGGGCTTCATGACAGTGCCAAAAAATCCAATCAAGAAGTTGAATCACCGGCTTTCCAACAGTTTTTGGTCCAACAAATGGCTTCTTCCTTAACAAAAGATCCCAATTTCACATCAGCGCTTGCCGCAGCCATTTCAGGAAGATTTTTGGACTACACTATGAATTGA
- the LOC142637888 gene encoding putative WRKY transcription factor 60 isoform X1 produces MSSRTASTMDSRCLDTSLNLNLSTLGHMKEEETPKREYLGDLPHVDGKASVKEEYEKAGLLVEELHRMSSENKKLTEMLVHMCENYNALQSHVKDLKSKHSEQESMNSRKRKAERDYYGNMIGINGNNECSSSDEESRNKRPKDETIKTKVKRFCVRSSDTSNNSLPVQDGYQWRKYGQKVTRDNPSPRAYFKCSFAPSCPVKKKVQRSAEDPSFLVVTYEGEHNHHKNPSQVEVSLGLSHCANLESPSISASMRSSAPSTVTLDLVQPAGLHDSAKKSNQEVESPAFQQFLVQQMASSLTKDPNFTSALAAAISGRFLDYTMN; encoded by the exons ATGAGCTCTAGAACAGCCTCTACAATGGACTCAAGGTGCCTGGACACTTCTCTCAACCTCAACCTTAGTACTTTGGGGCACATGAAGGAGGAAGAAACTCCG AAGAGAGAGTATTTAGGAGATTTACCTCATGTTGATGGGAAAGCTTCGGTTAAAGAAGAG TATGAAAAGGCAGGTCTTTTAGTCGAAGAGTTGCATCGGATGAGCTCTGAGAACAAGAAGCTAACCGAGATGCTAGTTCACATGTGTGAGAATTACAATGCTTTGCAAAGCCATGTGAAGGATCTGAAAAGCAAACACTCCGAACAAGAATCCATGAATTCAAGGAAGAGAAAGGCCGAGAGAGACTATTATGGGAATATGATAGGAATTAATGGAAATAATGAGTGCAGCTCTAGTGATGAAGAGTCACGTAATAAAAGGCCAAAGGATGAAACCATCAAGACAAAGGTTAAAAGGTTTTGCGTACGGAGTAGTGATACATCCAATAACAGCTTA CCTGTGCAGGACGGATATCAATGGAGAAAATACGGCCAAAAGGTCACTAGGGATAACCCATCTCCTAGAGCTTATTTTAAGTGCTCCTTTGCTCCAAGCTGCCCAGTCAAAAAGAAG GTGCAAAGAAGTGCTGAAGATCCATCTTTCTTGGTTGTTACTTATGAAGGAGAGCACAACCACCACAAGAACCCATCTCAAGTTGAAGTATCATTAGGCTTGAGCCACTGTGCAAACCTTGAGTCGCCTTCCATTTCAGCATCCATGAGATCTTCAGCTCCTTCGACCGTGACTCTCGATTTAGTCCAACCTGCCGGGCTTCATGACAGTGCCAAAAAATCCAATCAAGAAGTTGAATCACCGGCTTTCCAACAGTTTTTGGTCCAACAAATGGCTTCTTCCTTAACAAAAGATCCCAATTTCACATCAGCGCTTGCCGCAGCCATTTCAGGAAGATTTTTGGACTACACTATGAATTGA
- the LOC142622019 gene encoding uncharacterized protein LOC142622019 — protein MWLKKSSCEAIVNSAWEEGVTSNTIFPIMQCLDNCRMKLDAWNKNVFGHVGHNLDRLQKRLQWLELQSATPEIIASMRETRVELNCWRDKAESMWHQRSRISWLQSGDKNTNQRDVENVVIRYYSDLFKSSCPMEFEEILSAVQPKVNPSMNQKLTCDFQESEVCKALKQMYTLKSPGPDGMPPLFFQHFWPTVGQVVTKTVLDFFNFVYAVWEYGGSCSVSRGPSISHLFFADDSLIFCIASLEECDSLQRILKVYEEALGQQMNRAKTSLFFSQNTRDGVKEEIKTRFGAQIIRQHEKYLGLPSLVGRNEKNSFNDIKEKLEKKLAGWKEKLLSKAGRKPSFVWRSLMAAQKIVQKGLCWRVGNGRNIKIWEDSWVPSSSIHKIISPRGSFPLISRVSDLIDADQKCWNLNKLNRIFLPFEADEIASIPLSIRLPDDKQVWAATSTGLFSVRSAYHLALNIEEDEGAGSTSDGGHLRSFWKQLWSCQIPHKIRHFAWRAARDILPTKANLVARKILEDSNCEECGLCAESFYHLFWECSKARDTWAHSPFLSPLSAVPFSSFFDFLWYIIMESGWSVEDVGLAITIAWALWSNRNEMFHGKPRKAAWTPPTFPSYKVNVDAARFMAQKAVGAGVIIRDHEGNFIAELSQKFHAPLGTVEAEGKAFEAGILFAKQMGIRDLVLEGDSVIVVQALKQVSNAPSTVSSLI, from the exons ATGTGGTTAAAAAAGTCTAGCTGTGAAGCCATTGTTAATTCAGCATGGGAAGAGGGAGTTACTTCGAATACTATTTTTCCTATTATGCAATGTCTGGATAATTGCCGTATGAAATTAGATGCCTGgaataaaaatgtgtttggtcATGTGGGGCACAATTTGGATAGACTTCAAAAACGTCTACAGTGGTTGGAATTACAAAGTGCTACACCTGAGATTATTGCTTCTATGAGGGAGACTAGAGTGGAACTAAATTGTTGGAGAGACAAAGCAGAATCAATGTGGCATCAGAGGTCTAGAATCAGCTGGCTTCAATCAGGAGATAAGAATACAA ATCAAAGGGATGTGGAGAATGTGGTTATCAGATACTATTCAGACTTGTTTAAATCATCCTGCCCAATGGAGtttgaagaaattttatctGCGGTTCAGCCTAAAGTTAATCCTTCTATGAATCAGAAACTTACATGTGACTTCCAAGAGAGTGAGGTATGTAAAGCTTTAAAACAGATGTATACTCTGAAATCTCCTGGACCAGATGGGATGCCCCCTTTATTCTTCCAGCATTTTTGGCCTACTGTTGGGCAAGTTGTTACTaaaacagttttggatttttttaattttg TCTATGCAGTGTGGGAATATGGAGGGAGTTGCAGTGTGTCGAGGGGCCCTAGTATTTCACATCTATTTTTTGCTGATGATAGTCTTATTTTCTGTATAGCCAGTTTGGAAGAATGTGACTCCTTGCAGCGAATTCTTAAAGTGTATGAAGAGGCTTTGGGTCAACAAATGAATAGGGCTAaaacttctctcttttttagtcAAAACACAAGGGATGGAGTTAAAGAGGAGATTAAAACAAGATTTGGTGCCCAAATCATTCGTCAACATGAGAAGTATCTTGGTCTCCCTTCTTTGGTTGGTAGAAACGAAAAAAACTCCTTTAATgatatcaaagaaaaattagagaagAAATTAGCTGGTTGGAAAGAGAAGTTGCTTTCTAAAGCAG GGAGAAAACCATCATTTGTTTGGCGAAGTTTAATGGCTGCTCAAAAGATTGTTCAGAAAGGGTTATGCTGGCGTGTGGGAAATGGTAGAAATATCAAGATTTGGGAGGATAGTTGGGTACCCAGCTCCTCTATACATAAGATAATTTCGCCAAGAGGTTCGTTTCCTTTGATCTCTAGAGTCAGTGATTTAATTGATGCAGACCAGAAATGCTGGAATCTGAATAAGTTGAATAGAATTTTCCTTCCTTTTGAAGCTGATGAGATTGCAAGCATTCCTTTAAGCATTAGATTGCCGGATGACAAACAGGTTTGGGCAGCAACTTCAACTGGACTATTTTCAGTTCGAAGTGCTTATCACTTGGCTTTAAATATAGAGGAAGACGAGGGAGCTGGTTCTACTTCTGATGGTGGTCATTTGCGTAGCTTCTGGAAACAATTATGGTCTTGCCAAATCCCTCACAAGATCAGACATTTTGCTTGGAGAGCAGCCCGAGATATTTTGCCAACTAAAGCTAATTTGGTTGCAAGGAAAATCTTAGAGGACAGCAATTGTGAGGAATGTGGGCTATGTGCAGAAtctttttatcatcttttttggGAGTGTTCAAAAGCTAGAGACACTTGGGCTCATTCACCCTTCCTTAGTCCATTATCTGCGGTTCCTTTTAGCAgcttttttgactttttatgGTATATTATTATGGAATCAGGTTGGAGTGTAGAGGATGTGGGTCTAGCTATAACTATTGCATGGGCTTTATGGTCTAATAGGAATGAAATGTTTCATGGGAAGCCACGGAAAGCAG CTTGGACTCCTCCTACTTTTCCTTCTTATAAAGTTAATGTGGATGCTGCAAGGTTTATGGCTCAAAAAGCTGTGGGTGCTGGTGTAATTATTCGAGACCATGAAGGaaatttcattgcagaattaAGTCAGAAATTCCATGCTCCTCTGGGGACTGTTGAAGCTGAAGGAAAGGCATTTGAAGCCGGTATATTATTTGCAAAACAGATGGGAATTAGGGACTTGGTTTTAGAAGGGGACTCAGTGATTGTTGTACAGGCTTTAAAGCAAGTTTCTAATGCTCCATCAACTGTTTCTAGTCTGATATAA